The following proteins come from a genomic window of Methanosarcina sp. MTP4:
- a CDS encoding ATP-binding cassette domain-containing protein encodes MCKLKKLLEVSYILTLKNLELCRDGKKILRGVNLEVGNQEIHSIIGANGAGKSTLAYTLMGLQGYEQNEGSVIFDGENIAELSITDRAKKGITLAWQEPARFEGLKVRDYLAIGARDNGGITEEEIKDALCKVDLNPEKYLDREVGEALSGGERKRIELASIITMKPRLAILDEPDSGIDVVSLKEIVNLIRALKENGSSVLVITHREEIAAASDKASLMCEGVILRSGDPLEISEFFKNRCIPCDNRVYPLKEN; translated from the coding sequence ATGTGCAAATTAAAAAAATTGCTAGAGGTGTCATATATTCTAACCTTAAAAAACCTGGAATTATGCCGTGATGGAAAAAAAATCCTGCGTGGGGTCAACCTGGAAGTTGGAAACCAGGAGATCCACAGCATCATTGGTGCAAACGGTGCGGGAAAAAGTACGCTTGCCTATACCCTGATGGGACTTCAGGGCTATGAACAAAATGAAGGCAGCGTTATTTTTGACGGGGAAAACATCGCGGAACTTTCAATCACGGACCGTGCAAAAAAAGGCATAACCCTTGCCTGGCAGGAACCAGCCCGCTTCGAAGGGCTCAAAGTCAGGGACTACCTTGCAATCGGAGCAAGAGACAACGGCGGCATCACGGAAGAAGAGATAAAAGATGCCCTCTGCAAAGTCGACCTGAACCCCGAAAAGTATCTGGACAGGGAAGTAGGGGAAGCCCTCAGCGGAGGCGAAAGGAAGAGGATCGAACTTGCCTCCATCATCACCATGAAGCCGAGACTTGCCATCCTCGACGAACCTGACTCGGGAATCGACGTGGTCTCCCTGAAGGAAATTGTAAACCTGATCAGGGCACTCAAGGAAAACGGCTCTTCGGTGCTTGTAATCACACACAGGGAAGAAATCGCCGCTGCCTCGGACAAAGCATCCCTCATGTGTGAAGGGGTGATCCTGAGAAGCGGAGACCCCCTGGAGATCAGTGAATTTTTCAAAAACAGGTGCATCCCCTGTGACAACAGGGTATATCCCCTGAAGGAGAATTGA
- the cobD gene encoding threonine-phosphate decarboxylase CobD has translation MSEQRSVPVREHLLNLEPCRHGGLIQETSEKYGIPESEILDFSANFNPLGSPFEYPGSGLDFDEIIKNSLGKILEYPDNRYLEFREAAAKFVGLGVSPENIIPGNGSTEIIRLLVECVIEKGDKVLIPWPTFGEYEMQCRIMGAEIEYPSQEEIETLPDEVLEKAKILFICNPNNPTGKLRTRNQLKALAERCRAHKTLLYVDEAFIDLSDPAQSVADLTTSNDYVFVMRSLTKAFAIPGVRMGFGIASPGMAGILNTARLSWNLGTIANAIGTALLNMEGGACSQYLEESRVAIREEGRLLKAKLDRIRGFEVGEVNVNYIFVDISGFMLDSGELSKRLAARGVLVRDCANFQCLGKDFIRVAVRPAEENDKLISAIGEVITEWGREQAKQELQHVIEKAAEEGIGGRKTCEYYPCHFEGQNCTFCFCPFYPCEDERTGGKWIKSSRGGKVWSCVDCHLVHKTEIAQQILDCLMHEGDTEELVKVAWKKVMEPIL, from the coding sequence GTGTCAGAGCAAAGAAGTGTACCTGTAAGGGAGCATCTGCTGAATCTGGAACCCTGCCGACATGGAGGGCTTATCCAGGAAACTTCGGAGAAATACGGGATTCCCGAAAGTGAAATTCTTGATTTTAGTGCAAACTTCAACCCGTTGGGAAGCCCCTTTGAATATCCTGGAAGTGGACTGGACTTTGATGAGATTATAAAAAATAGTCTCGGAAAAATTCTGGAATACCCTGACAACAGATATCTGGAGTTCCGGGAAGCCGCAGCCAAATTCGTGGGGCTTGGAGTATCCCCCGAGAATATCATCCCGGGAAACGGCTCGACAGAAATAATCCGGCTCCTCGTTGAATGTGTGATTGAGAAGGGAGACAAAGTCCTCATCCCCTGGCCCACTTTCGGAGAATACGAAATGCAATGCCGGATAATGGGGGCTGAGATCGAATACCCTTCCCAGGAAGAAATTGAAACCCTTCCGGACGAAGTCCTGGAAAAGGCAAAAATTCTGTTTATATGCAACCCGAACAATCCCACCGGAAAACTGCGCACAAGAAACCAGCTGAAAGCCCTTGCAGAACGTTGCAGGGCCCACAAAACCTTACTTTATGTTGATGAGGCCTTTATCGACCTATCTGACCCCGCCCAGAGTGTGGCAGACCTCACGACCTCCAACGACTATGTCTTTGTAATGCGTTCGCTTACCAAAGCCTTTGCAATTCCTGGTGTCAGGATGGGCTTTGGGATTGCTTCTCCCGGAATGGCTGGAATCCTGAACACTGCCCGACTTTCCTGGAACCTGGGGACAATCGCAAATGCGATCGGAACCGCCCTCCTGAACATGGAAGGCGGGGCCTGCAGCCAGTACCTTGAAGAATCAAGAGTCGCAATCAGGGAAGAAGGAAGGCTCCTGAAAGCAAAGCTTGACAGGATCAGGGGTTTTGAGGTCGGCGAAGTAAACGTCAATTATATCTTTGTCGACATCAGCGGGTTCATGCTTGACTCAGGGGAACTGAGCAAGCGCCTGGCAGCCCGAGGAGTCCTTGTTAGGGACTGTGCCAACTTCCAGTGCCTGGGAAAGGATTTCATAAGAGTTGCAGTCAGGCCCGCAGAAGAAAATGACAAACTAATATCCGCAATCGGAGAAGTGATTACCGAATGGGGCAGGGAACAGGCGAAGCAGGAACTCCAGCATGTGATTGAGAAGGCGGCTGAAGAAGGAATAGGCGGCCGAAAGACCTGCGAATACTACCCCTGTCACTTTGAAGGCCAGAACTGTACTTTCTGCTTCTGTCCATTCTATCCCTGTGAAGACGAAAGGACAGGCGGAAAATGGATTAAGAGTTCCAGGGGTGGGAAGGTATGGAGTTGCGTAGACTGCCACCTTGTCCACAAAACGGAAATCGCCCAGCAGATCCTGGACTGCCTCATGCATGAAGGCGATACCGAAGAGCTCGTGAAAGTTGCCTGGAAAAAGGTGATGGAGCCCATTTTATGA
- the mtbC gene encoding dimethylamine corrinoid protein MtbC, translating to MASKEELIQELSDAIISCKKDRVLEAVEKAKGVMEPSEIIEKGLAAGMNEVGTLFERGKLFLPHVMMAADAMTAGVQVLEADMPAGEQKKKMGVIVNGTVEGDVHDIGKSIVSTMLQSAGFEVHDIGRDVPIRDFVNKAKEVNADMIGLSALMTTTLPGQKEVIELLKEEGMRDRVKVMVGGAPATQAWADKISADCYAENASEAVAKAKELIVGK from the coding sequence ATGGCAAGCAAAGAAGAACTAATTCAAGAACTTTCAGATGCAATCATATCCTGCAAGAAAGACAGGGTACTTGAGGCCGTAGAGAAGGCAAAAGGGGTGATGGAACCGTCCGAGATTATCGAAAAAGGGCTTGCAGCCGGAATGAACGAGGTAGGTACCCTTTTTGAGAGGGGAAAACTCTTTCTGCCACACGTTATGATGGCCGCAGACGCCATGACGGCAGGGGTCCAGGTCCTTGAGGCCGACATGCCTGCAGGGGAACAGAAAAAGAAAATGGGCGTCATCGTGAACGGGACTGTGGAAGGAGATGTGCACGACATAGGGAAGTCGATTGTTTCAACGATGCTCCAATCCGCAGGCTTCGAAGTGCACGACATCGGCCGGGATGTCCCAATCCGGGATTTCGTGAACAAAGCAAAAGAAGTGAATGCTGACATGATAGGGCTCTCTGCCCTTATGACCACCACCCTGCCGGGGCAGAAAGAAGTGATCGAGCTCCTCAAGGAAGAAGGAATGAGAGACAGGGTAAAAGTCATGGTAGGGGGAGCCCCTGCAACCCAGGCCTGGGCTGACAAGATAAGCGCAGACTGTTATGCCGAAAACGCAAGCGAAGCCGTTGCAAAAGCAAAGGAGCTCATAGTAGGGAAGTAA
- a CDS encoding SufD family Fe-S cluster assembly protein, whose protein sequence is MMTLTKLDMLSKDTEDMTAAYTVAGGDVEVLHNHEISSLVVSGNKVLSANKTEGIVLEKQETEHGVDIKMTIRKGYKIPHPVHLCFGLIPEDGIQEIKMDFVAEEDSEVELIAHCTFPNAVKVVHKMEAEMIVGKNASVTYTEIHFHGPYGGIQVLPKAHIQIEEGGRYLTNFSLITGRVGLLQFDYDVDAEKDSLCEMITKVYGKEDDVIKVLERISLNGENARSVIKSRIAITDNAISEFKGITEGHAPRARGHVDCMEVIQGNAKAEAVPIVRVDNPLAKVTHEAAIGCVDKKEVETLMARGLEEDDAIDIIVKGMLA, encoded by the coding sequence ATGATGACCCTTACAAAACTGGACATGCTTTCCAAAGATACGGAAGATATGACCGCAGCTTATACCGTAGCCGGGGGAGATGTGGAAGTCCTGCATAACCATGAAATTTCCAGCCTTGTTGTAAGCGGGAACAAGGTGCTCAGCGCAAACAAAACCGAAGGGATTGTGCTGGAAAAGCAGGAGACAGAACACGGTGTAGACATAAAAATGACCATCAGGAAAGGGTACAAAATCCCCCACCCTGTCCACCTCTGTTTCGGGCTGATCCCGGAAGACGGAATACAGGAAATCAAGATGGATTTCGTTGCAGAAGAGGATTCCGAGGTCGAACTGATCGCCCACTGCACTTTCCCAAACGCAGTAAAGGTCGTCCACAAAATGGAAGCGGAAATGATCGTCGGAAAGAACGCTTCCGTAACCTACACCGAAATCCACTTCCACGGCCCTTACGGTGGGATACAGGTGCTCCCGAAAGCTCACATACAGATTGAGGAAGGAGGCAGATACTTAACGAACTTTTCCCTGATCACCGGCAGGGTAGGCCTTCTCCAGTTCGACTACGACGTAGATGCCGAAAAGGACTCCCTCTGCGAAATGATCACGAAGGTCTACGGGAAAGAGGACGATGTAATAAAAGTCCTTGAAAGAATCTCCCTGAACGGGGAAAACGCCCGGAGCGTCATCAAGAGCAGGATCGCCATCACCGACAACGCGATATCCGAATTCAAGGGAATCACCGAAGGCCATGCCCCCAGAGCCCGCGGGCACGTGGACTGTATGGAAGTTATCCAGGGCAACGCGAAAGCCGAAGCCGTACCCATCGTTCGTGTCGACAACCCCCTTGCTAAGGTCACTCACGAAGCCGCCATCGGCTGCGTGGACAAAAAGGAAGTCGAGACCCTCATGGCCCGTGGCCTCGAAGAAGATGATGCAATAGATATAATCGTGAAGGGAATGCTTGCCTGA
- a CDS encoding NTP transferase domain-containing protein has product MDAIVMAGGLGQRLGMGEKPCIELLGKPLISYVIDTLRAAKNIDKIFVAVSPVTPRTEIMLQERYKSEVGVIRTFGGNYVGDMIHAVETSGTKGPVMIIMSDLPLLDSAMIDSVIEKYEEEGTPALSVYVPINTCKEAGIRPDTVFNKEGKLIVPTGVNILDSSNIRQEQEDFNLILDNPRLAMNVNTVKDLQRCKELLQCAN; this is encoded by the coding sequence ATGGACGCTATTGTAATGGCAGGGGGACTGGGCCAGAGGCTCGGGATGGGGGAAAAACCCTGTATAGAACTACTTGGAAAACCACTTATCTCTTACGTGATCGATACCCTCAGGGCCGCAAAGAATATAGACAAGATCTTCGTAGCAGTCTCGCCGGTCACTCCCAGGACCGAGATCATGCTTCAGGAACGCTACAAAAGTGAAGTCGGAGTAATCCGGACCTTTGGCGGAAATTATGTGGGAGACATGATCCACGCCGTGGAGACTTCCGGAACAAAGGGACCGGTGATGATTATCATGTCAGACCTCCCCCTCCTTGACTCTGCTATGATCGACTCGGTCATAGAAAAGTATGAAGAAGAAGGGACTCCGGCCCTATCGGTTTATGTGCCTATCAATACCTGTAAGGAAGCAGGGATCCGACCGGACACCGTCTTTAACAAGGAAGGAAAACTAATCGTCCCGACGGGAGTAAACATTCTGGACAGTTCGAATATCAGACAAGAACAGGAAGACTTTAATCTGATATTGGATAATCCCAGACTAGCAATGAATGTGAATACGGTTAAGGACCTGCAGCGCTGCAAGGAACTGCTGCAATGTGCAAATTAA
- the cobZ gene encoding alpha-ribazole phosphatase CobZ: MKLSDIEERDLKKGQPEQIEEKATIDILDVLAEEGISVQDLADTALEMYVPHPGLETREKAEALFKRELKFALSDPNLCLLIYSGILLEREGRAGTLPNLSKKSYEKDLSFIIADEVLGNSIANYISGSKGTFEFVRFDKQKPGILAKLGPFMDDVIGGVIGGVSSNMYSRGMADCKSSD, translated from the coding sequence ATGAAGTTATCCGATATTGAGGAGAGGGACCTGAAAAAAGGGCAGCCTGAACAGATAGAGGAAAAAGCTACTATTGACATCCTCGACGTTCTGGCAGAAGAAGGCATCAGCGTACAGGACCTTGCAGATACGGCTCTCGAAATGTACGTCCCGCACCCGGGGCTCGAGACCAGGGAAAAAGCCGAGGCGTTGTTTAAAAGGGAACTCAAATTCGCCCTTTCGGACCCGAACCTCTGCCTCCTGATCTACTCGGGGATTTTGCTGGAAAGAGAAGGCAGAGCAGGGACCCTTCCGAACCTTAGCAAAAAGTCCTATGAAAAAGACCTGTCTTTTATCATCGCAGACGAGGTGCTGGGCAACAGCATCGCGAACTACATTAGCGGGTCCAAAGGGACTTTTGAATTCGTGAGGTTCGATAAGCAAAAACCGGGAATCCTTGCAAAGCTCGGGCCTTTCATGGATGACGTGATAGGAGGGGTGATAGGAGGGGTATCTTCCAACATGTATTCGCGAGGTATGGCAGACTGTAAGAGCAGTGACTGA
- the cobS gene encoding adenosylcobinamide-GDP ribazoletransferase gives MNSYLLAFKSGFGFLSTIPVGISMEGIDALMKKIYFYPVVGAVLGLLIGAAAYIGQAVLPNTIIAALIMALTYYLTGFNHLDGVTDIGDGFMAHGSPEKKIKALKDTNLGTGGVSSCILLLLVFYASIRAVQVEGIVTFGPGLPLLMFLALFIAEVSAKQSMLTIAAFGKPIPPQGDQAYPGLGSMTIDGATKKNFIIGFVFGAVVCFLAMGFIGLLPYLAACGSALVLLNRSYAHFGGLNGDGIGMANEVGRVVALITIAVILKLSINGNLGGFEWTLL, from the coding sequence ATGAATTCTTATCTACTTGCTTTTAAGTCGGGCTTTGGTTTCCTTTCCACGATTCCAGTGGGCATCAGCATGGAAGGAATCGACGCTCTTATGAAAAAGATCTATTTTTACCCCGTTGTGGGAGCCGTGCTCGGATTGCTTATCGGGGCAGCCGCATATATCGGGCAGGCAGTTTTACCTAATACGATTATCGCCGCCCTGATTATGGCATTAACATACTATCTTACAGGCTTCAACCACCTTGACGGGGTCACGGATATCGGGGACGGTTTCATGGCCCATGGCTCCCCTGAAAAGAAAATAAAGGCTTTGAAAGATACAAACCTCGGGACCGGAGGAGTATCTTCCTGTATTCTTTTGTTGTTAGTGTTCTACGCTTCAATAAGGGCTGTTCAGGTCGAAGGCATAGTTACTTTCGGACCCGGTCTGCCCTTGCTAATGTTTTTAGCTCTGTTTATAGCAGAGGTCAGCGCCAAACAGTCCATGCTCACCATTGCAGCATTCGGAAAGCCCATACCCCCTCAGGGAGACCAGGCATATCCAGGCCTTGGAAGCATGACCATAGACGGCGCAACTAAAAAGAATTTTATTATAGGCTTTGTCTTCGGAGCGGTTGTATGTTTCCTGGCCATGGGGTTCATCGGACTGCTTCCGTACCTTGCAGCCTGCGGCTCAGCTCTTGTGCTCCTGAACCGCAGCTATGCCCATTTCGGGGGCCTCAACGGTGACGGGATCGGCATGGCAAACGAAGTTGGCAGGGTAGTTGCCCTGATTACTATCGCAGTTATCCTGAAACTATCTATAAACGGAAACCTGGGAGGATTTGAATGGACGCTATTGTAA
- a CDS encoding cobalamin biosynthesis protein, whose amino-acid sequence MIIPDSGHLALVLLLAAALDVVFGEPPAAVHPVVWIGKLIGILKKAAPKTHRKLYGVAMALFCVLFAALIGYSAIYIAALPWMPGIFGFLIEAYFLKATFAIRCLLTPARDIYKNLEKGKLEAVRELLPIYVSRDPEKLNRTQMSSAVVESVSENFVDGILSPIFYYALFGELGLVAAYAYKAINTLDSMVGYKTEPYRELGYFSAKSDDVLNWIPARISVFFILIAAFFIALIPRNEGKVNPLESIKSAIKDGAKTPSPNSGYPMAATAGALGVKLEKPDNYVLGAAYSPTEIKDIKRVSQLIAIASGFSLAVFAAVIQILYVQITAILYL is encoded by the coding sequence ATGATCATTCCGGACAGCGGACATCTTGCGCTGGTACTCCTGCTAGCCGCGGCCCTCGATGTTGTGTTTGGAGAGCCCCCGGCAGCCGTACATCCCGTGGTCTGGATAGGGAAACTTATAGGTATCCTGAAAAAAGCGGCCCCAAAAACCCATAGGAAACTATATGGGGTTGCAATGGCGCTTTTCTGCGTGCTTTTTGCAGCCCTGATAGGTTATTCGGCGATCTACATTGCCGCCCTTCCCTGGATGCCAGGAATTTTCGGGTTTCTGATCGAAGCTTACTTCCTGAAAGCAACCTTTGCTATCCGCTGTCTTCTCACCCCGGCCCGGGACATATACAAAAACCTGGAGAAAGGAAAACTTGAAGCGGTCAGAGAACTGCTCCCTATCTACGTGAGCCGGGACCCTGAAAAGCTGAACAGGACCCAGATGTCATCGGCAGTTGTAGAGTCCGTTTCCGAGAATTTCGTAGATGGCATACTGAGCCCGATATTCTATTACGCCCTTTTCGGGGAGCTCGGGTTAGTAGCCGCATACGCATACAAAGCCATAAATACCCTTGACTCTATGGTAGGCTACAAAACCGAACCATACAGGGAACTCGGATACTTTTCGGCAAAGTCCGACGATGTGCTCAACTGGATCCCTGCTCGTATTTCCGTGTTTTTTATCCTTATTGCAGCCTTTTTTATTGCTCTGATCCCGAGAAACGAAGGAAAAGTAAACCCTCTGGAAAGCATAAAAAGCGCTATAAAAGACGGGGCAAAAACCCCTTCTCCGAATTCAGGATATCCAATGGCAGCCACTGCAGGGGCCCTCGGGGTGAAGCTCGAAAAACCCGACAATTATGTGCTTGGGGCAGCGTATTCTCCCACGGAAATAAAGGATATAAAAAGGGTATCCCAATTGATAGCAATCGCATCAGGGTTCTCACTTGCCGTCTTTGCGGCAGTGATCCAGATCCTTTACGTCCAAATAACAGCGATTCTGTATCTGTGA